A genomic region of Alligator mississippiensis isolate rAllMis1 chromosome 4, rAllMis1, whole genome shotgun sequence contains the following coding sequences:
- the PMPCB gene encoding mitochondrial-processing peptidase subunit beta, whose translation MAAAASAGCLVARRLFGDWSRRLVFRGSACRNRPIHLGVSRFRTTQVATQVVLNVPETKVSSLENGLRVASEDSGLSTCTVGLWIDAGSRYENEKNNGTAHFLEHMAFKGSKKRSQLDLELEIENMGAHLNAYTSREQTVYYAKAFSKDLPRAVEILADIIQNSTLGEAEIERERGVILREMQEVETNLQEVVFDYLHATAYQNTALGRTILGPTENIKSINRNDLVEYITTHYKGPRMVLAAAGGVSHDDLLDLAKDHFGNLPSTEEGAPALPPCRFTGSEIRIRDNKMPLAYIAIAVEAAGWTHPDTIPLMVANTLIGNWDRSFGGGVNLSSKLAQITCHGNLCHSFQSFNTCYTDTGLWGLYMVCEPSTIQDMMHFVQREWIRLCTSVTESEVARAKNLLKTNMLLQLDGSTPICEDIGRQMLCYNRRIPIPELEARIEAIDAQVIREICTKYIYEKRPAIAAVGPIEQLPDYNKICSGMYWLRA comes from the exons CCCATACATCTTGGGGTGAGCAGATTCAGAACGACTCAAGTAGCAACACAAGTAGTCTTAAATGTTCCTGAGACTAAGGTGTCTTCTCTGGAAAATGGCCTGCGAGTAGCTTCTGAAGATTCTGGCCTTTCGACATGCACA gTTGGACTTTGGATTGATGCTGGAAGCAGATATGAAAATGAAAAGAACAATGGAACAGCTCACTTTTTGGAGCATATGGCTTTCAAG GGGTCGAAAAAGAGGTCTCAGTTAGACCTGGAACTAGAGATTGAAAACATGGGAGCTCATCTAAATGCCTACACATCCAGGGAACAAACTGTGTATTATGCAAAGGCTTTCTCAAAGGACTTGCCAAGAG CTGTGGAGATTCTTGCTGACATCATACAGAACAGTACATTGGGGGAAGCAGAAATTGAACGGGAGCGAGGAGTTATTCTTCGAGAGATGCAGGAAGTTGAAACTAATTTGCAGGAAGTTGTGTTTGATTATCTTCATGCCACAGCCTATCAGAACACAGCATTGGGACGGACAATCTTAGGACCTACTGAAAATATCAA ATCTATAAACCGTAATGACTTGGTGGAGTACATAACAACCCATTACAAAGGCCCCAGAATGGTGCTGGCTGCTGCCGGAG GAGTCTCTCATGATGACTTGCTTGACTTGGCAAAGGATCATTTTGGTAATTTACCATCTACTGAGGAAGGAGCGCCGGCATTGCCCCCCTGCAGATTCACAGGTAGTGAG ATTCGTATAAGAGACAACAAGATGCCTTTGGCGTATATTGCAATAGCTGTTGAAGCAGCTGGCTGGACTCACCCAGATACCATTCCTCTGATGGTAGCAAATACCCTGATAGGCAACTGGGATCGTTCTTTCGGAGGAGGCGTG AATTTATCCAGCAAACTTGCCCAGATCACCTGTCATGGCAACTTGTGTCATAGTTTCCAGTCCTTCAACACCTGTTACACTGATACTGGATTGTGGGGGCTCTATATGGTTTGTGAACCATCCACTATCCAGGACATGATGCATTTTGTTCAGAGAGAATG GATACGACTTTGCACAAGCGTTACTGAAAGTGAGGTAGCTCGAGCCAAGAACCTTCTTAAAACAAATATGCTGCTACAGCTAGATG GATCCACTCCAATCTGTGAGGACATTGGACGACAGATGTTGTGTTACAATCGCAGAATTCCAATTCCTGAACTTGAAGCAAGAATTGAA GCTATTGATGCTCAGGTCATACGAGAAATTTGCACAAAGTACATTTACGAGAAGCGCCCTGCCATTGCGGCTGTAG GTCCAATTGAACAGCTCCCCGATTATAACAAAATCTGTAGTGGCATGTACTGGCTTCGTGCTTAG